The DNA region TCGCAATTGGCCAGCTTGGATCGCAGTAGAGCAATTTCCGATTTCAACGTCTTCTCCTGCTGTTTGACCAGTTCGTTTTCCTCCTCCACATACTGCAGTGTCTGCAGCTGTTCGCTTCCTTGCCGAAAGATTTGATCCGCCTTGGAAATCTCACGCGAAATGGCATCCAGTTCATGGGCGTGGTCGCGTTCTTTGCTTTCCAAATATACTATTTCCGTATCGAACTAGGcagttaaattaaaaatgaaatgttaGCATTGCAAATCAATTTAGAAACTTGTATATTTATACCTTTTGCAATTCCATTTGCTGGGCTGTGATCTTTTCCCGCTGAAACTTGATGAGCTGCAGCAAATCGTTGTACTGCGTGCTCTGGAACATGGGCTCACCCTCCTCCATGGCCTGGCTATTGTTGTTCAGGTTGTTActgttgtggctgctgtgcTGATCGTAGTCGCTGAGGAACGGATTCGTCGAGGAGGAGGCGTTGGACATGGTGTCCGCATTGCTGCTGGCCAAACGCTGGCCCTGGCACATGGGGCTGTTTCTCGGGGGCGGCGGGTCACGATATGGAGGTGGCACTAGGGCTCCATTCGCGGAAATCGTCGGCGTTTGCTTGTACAGCTCCGGTgagttattattgttattgatattattgttattattgttgtagTACATCTCGTTGGGACTGGAGCGTCGGAGTTCATTGCTGGATTTGCTCAGCTGGCTGTAGATATGCTGATTActgctgctgttattgttgtagAAGTCATTGTAGCCACTTGCAGGTGCGGGTGCATTGCTACCCGTGCTGCTCATGTCCAGCGGATTCGACAGCGATTTCTCATGCTTCGGCACTAGTGGCGCTACATTATTGTTATCCTGCGGTGTCAGCTGCTCCTGTGGTGGACTCGCCGGTGCTCCAACGGCCGTTTGTTGTGActgcaattgctgctgctgcggaatCCCCTTGACTATGCCTATGTTGTCGAACTGCTTGGCATCGTAGCCCCTGAAAGAGAGAGAAACTTTGTCAGTGGAGGGTAACCACACAGGTGAATATTAGAACGCAGTTTGCTAGCTTATTAACAATTAGGGCTAGGTAAGCGCTTTAAGGG from Drosophila santomea strain STO CAGO 1482 chromosome 3R, Prin_Dsan_1.1, whole genome shotgun sequence includes:
- the LOC120452371 gene encoding protein kinase 4 isoform X2 → MELKVWVEGIQRIVCGVTVNTTCQDVVFALAHATGKVGRFTLIERWRNNERHLAPNENPMKLLLKWGEYANDVQFILQRSENKTQQQQQQQQHQQQQQNNNNNNNNYAVMTTKKPLGPNNNNNNNNKPAPTLQKQKSNVELSYRTKELKKSFGGYDAKQFDNIGIVKGIPQQQQLQSQQTAVGAPASPPQEQLTPQDNNNVAPLVPKHEKSLSNPLDMSSTGSNAPAPASGYNDFYNNNSSSNQHIYSQLSKSSNELRRSSPNEMYYNNNNNNINNNNNSPELYKQTPTISANGALVPPPYRDPPPPRNSPMCQGQRLASSNADTMSNASSSTNPFLSDYDQHSSHNSNNLNNNSQAMEEGEPMFQSTQYNDLLQLIKFQREKITAQQMELQKFDTEIVYLESKERDHAHELDAISREISKADQIFRQGSEQLQTLQYVEEENELVKQQEKTLKSEIALLRSKLANCETELLQCKNKMRLLMDDIELEQQQQQQTNRQTVERDFLMEMERIQSEIDQALHNTDTSNKTADSLKKELLMIEHAIADKKRQVEQLVNEMKEVNLQSLTVTTTEEIKHLLEGPNKQGSSRRIIGSPRQLETAVPTSKNPHGVWV
- the LOC120452371 gene encoding protein kinase 4 isoform X1, giving the protein MELKVWVEGIQRIVCGVTVNTTCQDVVFALAHATGKVGRFTLIERWRNNERHLAPNENPMKLLLKWGEYANDVQFILQRSENKTQQQQQQQQHQQQQQNNNNNNNNYAVMTTKKPLGPNNNNNNNNKPAPTLQKQKSNVELSYRTKELKKSFGGYDAKQFDNIGIVKGIPQQQQLQSQQTAVGAPASPPQEQLTPQDNNNVAPLVPKHEKSLSNPLDMSSTGSNAPAPASGYNDFYNNNSSSNQHIYSQLSKSSNELRRSSPNEMYYNNNNNNINNNNNSPELYKQTPTISANGALVPPPYRDPPPPRNSPMCQGQRLASSNADTMSNASSSTNPFLSDYDQHSSHNSNNLNNNSQAMEEGEPMFQSTQYNDLLQLIKFQREKITAQQMELQKFDTEIVYLESKERDHAHELDAISREISKADQIFRQGSEQLQTLQYVEEENELVKQQEKTLKSEIALLRSKLANCETELLQCKNKMRLLMDDIELEQQQQQQTNSCLRQTVERDFLMEMERIQSEIDQALHNTDTSNKTADSLKKELLMIEHAIADKKRQVEQLVNEMKEVNLQSLTVTTTEEIKHLLEGPNKQGSSRRIIGSPRQLETAVPTSKNPHGVWV